DNA sequence from the Maribacter dokdonensis DSW-8 genome:
GGGTAGACCCTCACCTTATTGCTGATGTCATGTGCTATAATCTTGAAATTGCACAGACGTTTTCAATGGAGAAAAATGTGCCCGACTCCTTTTTCAAGAGCATGTTGAATTCATTTAATGAGGTAGTTCACTTTACAAGCGTTCAAGGAATCTTTACTGATTTTAAAGAGCGTATTCTTAAAATTTATACGGAAACCCAAAACCAAAAATGGCCTTATGAAGAAGAATTTTCTAAAGCCTTGGATATAATTGATTAGCATATGGCAATAGTTATCATAAGACAAGACAATAAGATAGATCTATGGAAGAATGCATTGCTTAAAGAGAATAGCTCACTTAAGGTGTACAGCTATCTAGAAGAGCACCCAAAGGAAGATATAACCATGGCCTGTATTTGGAAACATCCAAAAGGTGCTCTGGCAGATTACCCAAACTTAAAATGTATTGCCTCTGCAGGGGCAGGGGTAGACTATATTTTTGAAGATGATACCAGACCTAAGAATATTCCCATTACACGTATTGTAGATCCTTATTTGGCCAGTGACATGTCTGAACATGTTCTGAGTGTACTATTGGCGCATCTTAAAAATTTGAACGCATATAAATTAGATCAGATAGACCATGTTTGGCAA
Encoded proteins:
- a CDS encoding DUF6155 family protein, with the translated sequence MSKRALKTHLSKSPKKALEEQILELYEKFPAVKTYYDFAFNPKEDKLVQDAKAKISNEYFPLKRKRPRARRSVAQKFIKHFIKLGVDPHLIADVMCYNLEIAQTFSMEKNVPDSFFKSMLNSFNEVVHFTSVQGIFTDFKERILKIYTETQNQKWPYEEEFSKALDIID